In a genomic window of Weissella tructae:
- a CDS encoding DAK2 domain-containing protein, with product MEVVTNITDVEFSKMIKAAAGALQENAEKINELNVFPVPDGDTGTNMMLSMASGAEYEAAEADTKVGALAKATSKGLLMGARGNSGVILSQIFRGFATTIADKDVLTARDLADAFMGGAETAYKAVMKPTEGTILTVIREGAAAANRSANQTDNAVEVMHATMEAAEKALASTPDLLPVLKEVGVVDSGGQGLTIVFQAFYAALSGEEISYTVSEAAGLEAKVKEVHGGAQAQINPEDIEFSYCTEIMVGIGEGTTYTKDFDYDEFYAHLADLGDSLLVINDDAVVKVHVHTENPGAVISWGTQYGDLQKVKVDNMREQQVDATGGQAQKANAKPKQDAVDLAIVTIASGEGFNKLFTAAGATVILDGSSAPSTQDLVKAVNATGAKRAIILPNDSNIFMAADQAIELTDIPTAVVRTRTMQQGLTSMVVGYTPEGELEGTVTAMTGTLADIQSGAVTTSVRDTTLNGLEIHTGDAIGLLDGKIIVAVPDADIMTAAKQLMAEMLDEDSELVTIYYGEEATLEMAQELESYAVEVDDELEAETYDGGQPLYPILMSVE from the coding sequence GTGGAAGTTGTAACGAATATTACTGATGTTGAATTCAGTAAGATGATCAAAGCTGCAGCCGGTGCGTTGCAGGAAAATGCTGAAAAAATTAATGAATTGAACGTGTTCCCTGTGCCTGATGGTGACACAGGAACCAACATGATGCTTTCTATGGCCAGTGGGGCTGAATATGAAGCAGCTGAAGCTGACACCAAGGTAGGGGCTTTGGCAAAGGCGACATCAAAGGGATTGTTGATGGGAGCACGTGGTAACTCAGGTGTTATCTTGTCACAAATCTTCCGTGGGTTTGCAACAACAATTGCAGACAAGGATGTTTTGACAGCTCGTGATTTGGCAGACGCCTTCATGGGTGGAGCTGAAACAGCTTATAAAGCAGTTATGAAGCCAACTGAAGGTACAATTTTGACTGTTATCCGTGAAGGGGCTGCAGCAGCTAACCGCTCTGCTAACCAAACAGATAACGCAGTTGAAGTGATGCACGCTACTATGGAAGCTGCTGAAAAGGCATTGGCCTCAACACCAGATCTATTGCCAGTTTTGAAAGAAGTTGGTGTGGTTGACTCAGGTGGACAAGGATTAACAATTGTTTTCCAAGCTTTCTATGCAGCCTTGTCAGGTGAAGAAATCAGCTACACAGTATCTGAAGCAGCCGGACTAGAAGCTAAAGTTAAAGAAGTTCATGGTGGTGCACAAGCACAAATTAACCCTGAAGATATTGAATTTAGTTACTGTACAGAAATCATGGTCGGTATTGGTGAAGGAACAACCTACACTAAGGACTTTGATTACGACGAATTCTACGCACATCTAGCTGATCTTGGTGACTCATTGTTGGTTATCAATGATGATGCTGTTGTGAAGGTTCACGTACACACTGAAAACCCAGGAGCCGTTATCTCATGGGGAACGCAATACGGTGATTTGCAAAAGGTTAAGGTCGACAACATGCGTGAGCAACAAGTTGACGCAACTGGTGGGCAAGCCCAAAAAGCAAACGCTAAGCCAAAGCAAGACGCTGTTGACTTGGCCATCGTAACAATCGCAAGTGGTGAAGGATTCAATAAGTTGTTCACTGCAGCTGGTGCAACTGTTATCCTTGATGGAAGCAGTGCACCATCAACGCAAGACCTAGTTAAGGCAGTTAATGCTACTGGGGCCAAGCGTGCGATTATCTTGCCTAACGATAGCAATATCTTCATGGCAGCTGATCAAGCAATCGAACTAACTGATATTCCAACTGCTGTTGTACGTACACGTACAATGCAACAAGGATTAACATCAATGGTTGTTGGTTACACACCTGAAGGTGAACTAGAAGGTACTGTTACGGCTATGACAGGAACTCTAGCAGATATCCAATCAGGAGCGGTTACAACTTCAGTTCGTGATACAACATTGAATGGATTAGAAATCCACACTGGTGATGCGATTGGATTGCTTGACGGTAAGATTATCGTGGCAGTTCCAGATGCTGATATCATGACAGCTGCTAAGCAATTGATGGCTGAAATGTTGGATGAAGATTCAGAACTAGTGACAATTTACTATGGTGAAGAAGCAACACTAGAAATGGCACAAGAACTAGAATCTTATGCTGTTGAAGTTGATGACGAATTGGAAGCAGAAACATACGATGGTGGTCAACCATTGTACCCAATTTTGATGTCAGTTGAATAA
- the recG gene encoding ATP-dependent DNA helicase RecG — MMSLMDSVAVLSGVGPKREQALNELDIYTIADLLSYYPKRYTDLSEKTPAETQNGEKITFKGVVTSDPVISRFGRAKARVTFRLTVSPDTISVSFFNQPWIAKQIEIGQEIAVYGTYDQPRQSLSGIKLMKNEDEDSLQGVYPSSKQIKAGTIKELVQQALGRYDRLIRQEFVPQHIREQYKLMPHYTMIHTMHEPQDAYTLEKAQRTASFEEFFIFQMRLQLIKQMNQSNQGRAVLFDNETLKAFIQTLPFELTDAQKKVVNEILRDMRRPLHMNRLLQGDVGSGKTVVAALAMYGAITANMQAAMMAPTEILAQQHAKTVGKFFDPNEVRVELLTGSTKAAARRQILEDLENGEIDILIGTHALIQPDVAFHNLGLAIIDEQHRFGVKQRAALREIGMNPDVLAMTATPIPRTLAITAYGEMDVSVIDQLPAGRKPIETKWVRHHQMEDTFQFVRGQLDQGAQAYVVTPLIEESEVLDAQNAQAMYEELATEFAPEYKVGLLHGRMTNDEKETVMAAFKANEYQVLVSTTVIEVGVDVPNSSVMIILDADRFGLSQLHQLRGRVGRGSRQSYTFLVSDPKTQYGVERMDAMVSTTDGFVLAQKDLELRGAGDILGKRQSGVPEFRVGDPVQDIQMMSVAQEEAITVVSQPDWDKNPEITGLVELLDETMVRYRNFD; from the coding sequence ATGATGAGCTTAATGGATTCAGTTGCCGTTTTAAGTGGTGTGGGACCTAAGCGTGAACAAGCGTTGAATGAATTAGACATTTATACAATTGCGGATTTATTGAGTTACTACCCAAAACGATATACAGATTTGAGTGAAAAGACGCCAGCGGAAACGCAAAACGGAGAAAAGATTACGTTTAAAGGTGTGGTCACATCAGATCCTGTTATTTCACGATTTGGTCGGGCTAAAGCGCGTGTAACATTCCGATTAACAGTATCGCCAGATACGATTAGTGTGTCTTTTTTTAATCAACCTTGGATTGCGAAGCAAATTGAAATTGGGCAAGAAATCGCGGTTTATGGGACATATGATCAACCACGTCAAAGTTTAAGTGGTATTAAGTTGATGAAGAATGAAGATGAGGACAGCCTACAAGGTGTATATCCATCTTCTAAGCAGATTAAGGCAGGGACCATTAAAGAGCTTGTACAGCAAGCCCTAGGCCGTTATGACCGTTTAATTCGCCAAGAGTTTGTACCGCAACATATTCGGGAACAGTACAAGCTAATGCCCCACTATACGATGATCCACACGATGCATGAACCACAGGATGCTTACACGCTAGAAAAAGCACAGCGTACCGCGAGTTTTGAGGAATTCTTTATTTTTCAGATGCGCCTGCAATTGATTAAGCAAATGAATCAATCTAATCAAGGTCGTGCTGTGTTATTTGATAATGAAACATTAAAGGCCTTCATTCAAACATTACCGTTTGAATTAACAGATGCGCAGAAGAAAGTGGTCAATGAGATTCTACGTGACATGCGTCGTCCTTTGCACATGAATCGTTTGTTGCAAGGGGATGTGGGGTCTGGGAAGACTGTGGTGGCTGCGTTAGCCATGTATGGCGCAATTACAGCCAATATGCAGGCTGCGATGATGGCGCCAACCGAAATCTTGGCACAACAACATGCAAAAACAGTTGGTAAGTTTTTTGATCCGAATGAGGTCAGGGTTGAATTATTGACAGGTTCAACCAAAGCAGCGGCTCGTCGCCAAATTTTAGAAGACTTAGAAAATGGCGAGATTGATATTTTGATTGGAACGCATGCGTTAATCCAACCAGATGTTGCCTTTCATAATTTAGGCTTAGCGATTATCGATGAACAGCATCGTTTTGGGGTGAAGCAACGTGCGGCCTTACGTGAAATTGGCATGAATCCAGATGTGTTAGCGATGACAGCGACACCAATTCCGCGAACATTGGCCATTACGGCCTATGGGGAAATGGATGTTTCGGTAATTGATCAATTGCCAGCAGGACGTAAACCAATTGAAACGAAATGGGTTCGTCACCATCAAATGGAGGATACATTCCAATTTGTCCGTGGTCAGTTAGATCAAGGCGCACAAGCCTATGTTGTCACGCCGTTGATTGAGGAATCTGAAGTATTAGATGCACAGAATGCACAAGCAATGTATGAAGAACTCGCCACAGAATTTGCCCCTGAATATAAGGTGGGACTTTTGCATGGGCGTATGACGAATGATGAAAAAGAAACGGTCATGGCCGCTTTTAAAGCCAATGAATACCAAGTATTGGTTTCAACAACAGTTATTGAAGTTGGGGTCGATGTGCCTAATTCATCTGTCATGATTATTTTAGATGCAGATCGATTTGGTCTATCACAATTACATCAATTACGTGGTCGTGTTGGGCGTGGTTCACGTCAGTCATATACTTTCCTAGTGAGTGATCCTAAGACACAATACGGTGTTGAGCGGATGGATGCGATGGTCAGCACGACAGATGGATTTGTCCTGGCCCAAAAAGATTTGGAATTACGTGGTGCGGGTGATATATTAGGAAAGCGTCAATCCGGTGTACCAGAGTTCCGTGTTGGTGACCCGGTGCAAGATATTCAAATGATGTCTGTTGCCCAAGAAGAGGCGATTACCGTTGTTAGCCAACCGGATTGGGATAAAAATCCAGAGATCACTGGTTTGGTTGAACTACTTGATGAAACAATGGTTCGTTACCGAAACTTTGACTAA
- the plsX gene encoding phosphate acyltransferase PlsX, whose product MFKIAVDAMGGDNAPAEIVAGVELARDAMPNMAFQLYGDQAQIEAVLVNNDRIEIMHAAEMIEMAEEPVRAIRKKKQSSLVLAAQAVKSGEADALFSAGNTGALLAAGIFIVGRMKGIDRPALMTTLPAFDGPHQAFTMMDVGANAENKATHLYQYGILGSFYAREILEFDNPRVGLLNNGSEADKGDALHKEAYGLLAHGGEQGYLNFIGNVESRDLLQGAADVVVADGFSGNATLKAIEGTAKTMLRVLKSTIMDAGLREKIGGALLKPGLKRVAARLDYSEYGGAVVIGTNQPVVKTHGSASAQEVANTFTQIHTMLDVDLTGKIQRFVTDHADELAARPETEEK is encoded by the coding sequence ATGTTTAAAATTGCAGTTGATGCAATGGGGGGCGATAATGCCCCGGCAGAGATTGTTGCTGGTGTTGAACTAGCACGTGATGCCATGCCAAATATGGCATTCCAACTTTACGGTGATCAAGCGCAAATTGAAGCGGTCCTAGTAAACAATGATCGTATCGAAATTATGCATGCAGCAGAAATGATTGAAATGGCTGAAGAACCAGTCCGTGCTATCCGTAAGAAGAAGCAAAGCTCATTGGTGTTAGCAGCGCAAGCTGTTAAGTCTGGTGAAGCAGATGCCTTGTTCTCAGCTGGGAACACAGGTGCTTTGTTAGCTGCTGGAATCTTTATTGTGGGTCGTATGAAGGGGATTGATCGTCCTGCTTTGATGACGACTTTGCCAGCTTTTGATGGACCACATCAAGCATTTACAATGATGGACGTGGGTGCCAATGCTGAAAATAAGGCCACGCACTTGTACCAATATGGTATCTTGGGATCATTTTATGCCCGCGAAATTCTAGAATTCGATAACCCACGTGTGGGATTGTTGAACAATGGAAGTGAAGCCGACAAGGGTGACGCCCTACACAAGGAAGCCTATGGTCTTCTTGCGCACGGTGGTGAACAAGGTTACTTGAACTTCATCGGTAACGTTGAATCTCGTGACTTGTTGCAAGGTGCTGCTGATGTTGTGGTTGCAGATGGATTTTCTGGAAACGCAACTTTGAAGGCGATTGAAGGTACTGCGAAGACAATGCTACGCGTGTTGAAGAGTACAATCATGGATGCTGGCTTGCGTGAAAAGATTGGTGGTGCTTTGCTAAAGCCAGGACTAAAGCGTGTTGCAGCCCGTTTGGATTATTCTGAATACGGTGGCGCAGTGGTGATTGGAACTAATCAACCGGTTGTTAAGACTCACGGGTCAGCATCCGCACAAGAAGTAGCCAATACCTTTACTCAAATTCACACAATGCTAGATGTCGATTTGACAGGTAAAATTCAACGTTTTGTGACGGACCATGCAGATGAATTAGCTGCACGTCCTGAAACTGAAGAAAAATAA
- the acpP gene encoding acyl carrier protein, whose protein sequence is MSREEVFTKVTGLIADHFELDQANIQGSMDLMADVDADSIDFVELVLEMEDEFDAEISDDDAANLKTVDDIVNYIASK, encoded by the coding sequence ATGAGTCGCGAAGAAGTATTTACAAAAGTAACTGGATTGATTGCTGACCATTTTGAATTGGATCAAGCAAATATTCAAGGATCAATGGATTTGATGGCAGATGTTGACGCCGATTCAATTGATTTTGTGGAATTAGTTTTGGAAATGGAAGACGAATTTGACGCTGAAATTTCTGATGACGATGCTGCCAACTTGAAGACAGTTGATGACATTGTTAACTACATTGCAAGCAAGTAA
- the rnc gene encoding ribonuclease III, protein MFDVLQQELATKYDIRFDNESLLEEAFTQANYINEHPDYVGNDYQRLEFLGDAVMQQSTAVYLFKRYPEWDEGRLTELRISMVQTRSFAILSRELHLDEYVRLGRGEELSGARKRDSLLEDIWEAFIGALYLDQGSDTVMDFLEQIMFKKIDEGFYEQFVDYKSKLQELLQQKGAVTIKYAKIAEERIENNNQLFTVAVTLDGQQLGTGQGTSTKAAEKDAARQAYQRLSQEAK, encoded by the coding sequence ATGTTTGACGTATTACAACAAGAATTAGCAACAAAGTATGATATTCGCTTTGACAATGAATCACTGTTGGAAGAAGCGTTTACGCAAGCCAACTATATCAATGAACACCCAGACTATGTGGGAAATGATTATCAACGTTTAGAATTTTTGGGTGATGCCGTGATGCAACAATCAACGGCCGTTTATTTGTTTAAACGCTACCCAGAATGGGATGAAGGTCGCTTGACAGAATTGCGGATTTCAATGGTGCAAACCCGTTCATTTGCAATTTTGTCACGTGAGTTACATCTAGATGAATATGTCCGCTTAGGGCGTGGAGAAGAACTATCTGGTGCTCGTAAGCGTGACTCATTGTTGGAAGACATTTGGGAAGCCTTTATTGGTGCTTTGTATTTGGATCAAGGTTCAGATACTGTCATGGATTTCTTAGAACAAATTATGTTCAAAAAGATTGATGAAGGTTTTTATGAACAATTTGTCGATTATAAGTCAAAGCTTCAAGAATTGTTGCAACAAAAAGGGGCAGTCACGATTAAGTATGCAAAGATTGCAGAAGAGCGTATCGAAAATAACAATCAATTGTTTACAGTGGCGGTTACATTAGATGGGCAACAATTAGGCACAGGTCAAGGTACTTCAACCAAGGCGGCAGAAAAAGATGCGGCACGACAAGCCTATCAACGTCTGAGTCAAGAGGCGAAATAA
- the smc gene encoding chromosome segregation protein SMC codes for MKLKSLEISGFKSFAERTKIDFMPGITGVVGPNGSGKSNIIEAIRWVMGEQSARGLRGDKMADVIFGGSGKRAALNRAEVSITFDNTDRYLKSEYNEIRITRTLYRNGDSKYQINGTTVRLRDIQELFMDSGLGRESFSIISQGRVESIFSAKPEERRTIIEDVAGVYKYKKNKDKATKELDSVHDSLTRVEDILFELNQRIEPLAEQSAVAQDYVDQKAKFTSLDQDRLILSLNTWHQELADLQTQVHTQTNQREQVTTDVTDLEKQLASHQEMQATHENQLTELQQALLTCTTQVERLTGDLNLQEERQANREHVRQELQAKLGDVENELAELTEQMTTLVAQITQTNDAIEQLSSELTALRVDHPQQNVSQLSQRIEEVRSDLVETLQALATAKNQQQHLTQENQRQGAQSDRLVHRQETLQAQVQNTQVQQRELTDVHHAAQAELETVQTQLDKLQADGKSQQETYQAARQQWYEGLNGQQRLEARYESLVRLTENYDGYYQGVKRLMQQRDQFPGIHGAVAEMMTVSNEHQVAIETALGNALQQIIVDTTRTAKEVIQYMTKNRYGRVTLLPIETMQSRQLRPDQITTVEQQAGFVGIGSDLVKTKDDYAKIMQNLLGTTVIMDTLDHAVQASRALQQRVRLVTLDGQVMNPGGSMTGGANKQNGNGLLAQQAETEKVQADLTQQKTVVLALEETVREAEAALNMASETYQAEQKQVMLVHEKVQQAVANMQVGADRLTQLEKELTAVNYELRQLQATTEDADLASNLDAIAMHTQAQADLQQQLDDLQLQRQQAERDGQDVDAQIAQIQTVLATEKANLIAQQDRQYELERQVNKWQQTQNDVTQQLADLTANQADVQARLEHELQHTKAQREELVQRQVVTDTSLQQEKRVVQELQMTLQETQQKLQTQQADENAVQVKLTQRTTQFELAQQELLENYELTFEQIVGTDVTDKPLADIQQELKLIKRGLADIGDVNVGAIQEYEEVKSRHDFLQQQKDDLLSARTNLQQTMDEMDQEVERRFAETFHAIATAFEAIYVKMFGGGQAKLILTDPEHLLTTGVDIKAQPPGKKFQQMSLLSGGEKALTAISLLFAILAVRPVPFAVLDETEAALDEANVDRFAEYLHEVNAHTQFIVITHRKGTMTNADVLYGVTMQEPGVSTMVSVDLTDVTTQTN; via the coding sequence ATGAAACTTAAAAGTTTAGAAATTAGCGGCTTTAAATCTTTTGCGGAGCGAACCAAAATTGATTTCATGCCTGGAATTACAGGTGTGGTTGGACCCAATGGGTCTGGAAAATCAAATATTATTGAAGCCATTCGTTGGGTCATGGGAGAACAATCTGCACGTGGATTACGTGGGGATAAAATGGCTGACGTTATTTTTGGTGGAAGTGGTAAACGTGCTGCTTTGAATCGCGCGGAAGTATCAATTACATTCGATAATACAGATCGCTATTTAAAGTCTGAGTATAATGAAATTCGCATTACGCGTACGTTATACCGTAATGGAGATTCGAAATACCAAATTAATGGGACAACTGTTCGTTTACGTGATATTCAAGAATTGTTCATGGATTCAGGACTAGGACGTGAAAGTTTTTCAATTATCTCTCAGGGGCGTGTTGAAAGTATTTTTAGTGCTAAGCCAGAAGAACGTCGTACGATTATTGAAGATGTGGCTGGTGTCTATAAGTACAAGAAGAATAAAGACAAGGCAACCAAAGAACTAGATAGTGTGCATGATAGTTTGACGCGTGTTGAAGATATTCTGTTTGAATTAAATCAACGTATTGAACCTTTGGCTGAGCAAAGCGCAGTTGCACAAGATTATGTCGATCAAAAGGCAAAATTTACGAGTTTAGACCAAGACCGTTTGATTTTGTCATTGAATACTTGGCATCAAGAATTGGCGGATTTGCAAACGCAAGTGCATACACAGACTAATCAACGTGAACAAGTCACAACGGATGTAACTGATTTAGAAAAACAGTTAGCTAGTCATCAAGAGATGCAAGCAACACATGAAAATCAATTGACTGAGTTGCAACAAGCACTATTGACGTGTACAACACAAGTTGAACGTTTGACGGGAGATTTAAATCTGCAAGAAGAACGTCAAGCCAATCGTGAGCACGTCCGTCAGGAATTACAGGCAAAGCTTGGTGATGTTGAAAATGAATTAGCTGAGTTAACGGAGCAAATGACAACGCTGGTTGCACAAATAACGCAAACCAATGATGCCATTGAACAGTTATCTAGTGAATTAACAGCGCTACGCGTTGATCATCCACAACAAAATGTGAGCCAATTAAGTCAACGTATTGAAGAGGTGCGTAGTGACCTGGTTGAAACCTTACAAGCATTAGCGACGGCCAAGAATCAACAACAACACTTAACGCAAGAGAATCAACGTCAGGGTGCGCAAAGTGATCGTTTGGTTCATCGCCAAGAGACACTGCAAGCACAGGTTCAAAATACCCAAGTACAACAACGTGAACTGACCGATGTTCATCACGCTGCCCAAGCGGAATTAGAAACGGTTCAAACGCAATTAGATAAACTACAGGCGGATGGCAAGTCACAACAAGAGACTTATCAAGCAGCGCGCCAACAATGGTATGAAGGATTAAATGGCCAACAACGTTTGGAAGCCCGTTATGAATCACTTGTCCGTCTAACCGAAAATTATGATGGCTATTACCAAGGTGTGAAACGCTTGATGCAACAGCGTGACCAATTCCCCGGAATTCATGGTGCAGTTGCTGAGATGATGACGGTCTCAAATGAACATCAAGTAGCGATTGAAACGGCACTAGGAAACGCCTTGCAACAAATCATTGTGGATACAACGCGCACAGCTAAAGAAGTGATTCAATACATGACGAAAAATCGTTATGGTCGTGTGACCTTGTTGCCAATTGAAACCATGCAAAGTCGTCAATTACGTCCGGACCAAATTACGACAGTGGAACAACAAGCAGGTTTTGTTGGGATTGGGTCTGATTTAGTTAAAACTAAAGATGACTATGCTAAAATCATGCAGAACTTGCTTGGAACGACAGTCATCATGGATACTTTGGATCATGCAGTGCAAGCTAGTCGCGCGCTACAGCAACGTGTTCGACTTGTGACACTAGATGGACAAGTGATGAATCCAGGTGGGTCAATGACCGGTGGTGCAAATAAGCAAAACGGTAATGGTCTGCTTGCACAACAAGCCGAAACTGAAAAAGTTCAAGCTGATTTGACGCAACAAAAGACAGTGGTTTTGGCATTGGAAGAAACGGTTCGTGAGGCGGAAGCAGCATTGAACATGGCATCTGAAACATACCAGGCCGAACAAAAGCAAGTGATGTTAGTGCATGAAAAGGTCCAACAAGCGGTTGCGAATATGCAAGTTGGGGCTGACCGTTTGACACAATTAGAAAAAGAATTAACTGCTGTTAATTACGAATTACGTCAATTACAAGCAACCACAGAAGATGCAGACTTAGCGTCGAATTTAGATGCGATTGCCATGCATACACAAGCACAAGCAGACTTACAGCAACAATTGGATGACTTGCAATTGCAACGTCAACAAGCAGAGCGTGATGGCCAAGATGTAGATGCGCAAATCGCACAGATTCAAACAGTGTTGGCCACTGAAAAAGCCAATCTGATTGCGCAACAAGATCGTCAGTATGAGTTAGAGCGTCAAGTTAACAAATGGCAACAAACACAAAATGACGTGACGCAACAATTAGCGGACCTAACAGCAAATCAAGCTGACGTTCAGGCACGTTTAGAACACGAATTGCAACATACTAAAGCGCAACGTGAAGAATTAGTACAGCGTCAAGTCGTAACAGATACCAGCCTGCAACAAGAAAAGCGTGTTGTGCAAGAATTGCAGATGACTTTGCAAGAAACGCAACAGAAATTGCAGACCCAACAAGCAGATGAAAATGCTGTCCAGGTAAAATTGACGCAACGTACAACGCAATTTGAGCTAGCCCAACAAGAATTGTTGGAAAACTATGAGTTAACATTTGAACAAATTGTCGGGACGGATGTCACTGATAAGCCGCTGGCAGATATTCAACAAGAGTTAAAGCTTATCAAACGTGGCTTAGCTGATATTGGGGATGTTAACGTTGGGGCAATCCAAGAGTATGAAGAAGTGAAATCACGTCATGATTTCTTGCAGCAACAAAAGGATGACCTGTTATCTGCGCGTACGAACTTGCAACAAACAATGGATGAGATGGATCAAGAAGTGGAACGTCGTTTCGCTGAAACATTCCATGCCATTGCGACGGCTTTCGAAGCCATCTACGTCAAGATGTTTGGTGGTGGTCAAGCAAAGCTGATTTTGACTGACCCAGAGCATTTGCTAACAACAGGTGTGGATATTAAGGCCCAACCACCGGGAAAGAAGTTCCAACAAATGAGCTTGCTATCTGGTGGAGAAAAAGCATTAACGGCCATTAGCTTGTTGTTTGCGATTCTTGCTGTTCGACCGGTACCGTTTGCAGTATTGGACGAAACAGAAGCTGCCTTGGATGAAGCCAATGTTGATCGTTTTGCCGAGTATTTGCATGAGGTAAATGCGCATACACAATTTATTGTGATTACGCATCGTAAGGGAACTATGACCAATGCTGATGTCTTGTATGGTGTTACAATGCAAGAGCCAGGTGTGTCAACGATGGTCTCTGTCGATTTGACTGATGTCACAACACAAACAAATTAG
- the ftsY gene encoding signal recognition particle-docking protein FtsY gives MGLFDFLKTPKQPAQPKVEVEILYPRALNEDVNAELAEVVVVELLPTPGMAVEIKLPTEEVAPVMPIVPEEIVVVELQPTPGMAVDVKLPTEVVEETPVIEDTTEAEAEAEAEAEAEAEAEAEAEAEAEAEAEVVSDTNLEAGLTKTRKTWADRWNQFMSNFRSVDEDFFDDLEETLIGADVGAKTALQLTDELRDEVKLKNAKSKQEVSRIIMDKLIALYQSQGIDEDTSMHFAPEGPTVIMFVGVNGVGKTTTIGKLSARYKAEGKKVVLAAADTFRAGATEQLEEWGRRNDIPVVSGKPQVDPASVVYDGVRTAIDTQADVLFVDTAGRLQNNVNLMQELAKMKRIISRELPAEPQEVLLVLDSTTGQNALQQARLFKDSTDVTGIVLTKLDGTAKGGIILPIRNELHLPVKWVGLGEQVGDLQPFKADEFTKGLFSGLIEE, from the coding sequence ATGGGATTATTTGATTTTCTGAAAACACCAAAGCAACCAGCACAACCTAAGGTTGAAGTTGAAATTTTGTATCCACGTGCATTGAATGAAGATGTTAACGCTGAGCTAGCCGAAGTAGTGGTCGTTGAATTGCTACCAACACCTGGCATGGCCGTTGAAATTAAATTACCAACTGAAGAAGTGGCACCAGTGATGCCGATTGTTCCGGAAGAAATTGTGGTGGTAGAACTACAACCAACACCGGGGATGGCAGTAGACGTTAAGTTGCCAACTGAAGTAGTTGAAGAAACACCAGTCATTGAAGACACTACAGAAGCAGAAGCAGAAGCAGAAGCAGAAGCAGAAGCAGAAGCAGAAGCAGAAGCAGAAGCAGAAGCAGAAGCAGAAGCAGAAGCAGAAGTTGTCAGTGATACTAATTTGGAAGCTGGATTGACGAAGACACGTAAGACATGGGCAGATCGTTGGAATCAATTTATGTCTAACTTCCGAAGTGTTGATGAAGACTTCTTTGATGATTTGGAAGAAACATTGATTGGTGCCGATGTTGGGGCCAAGACAGCCTTGCAACTGACGGATGAATTACGTGATGAAGTGAAGCTGAAAAATGCGAAGAGCAAGCAAGAAGTTTCACGTATCATCATGGACAAGTTGATTGCACTGTACCAATCACAAGGTATCGATGAAGATACAAGCATGCATTTTGCCCCTGAAGGACCAACAGTAATCATGTTTGTTGGTGTTAATGGAGTGGGAAAGACAACAACGATTGGAAAGTTGTCTGCACGCTATAAGGCCGAAGGTAAGAAAGTCGTCTTGGCTGCAGCGGACACATTCCGTGCCGGAGCGACTGAACAACTAGAAGAATGGGGCCGTCGCAATGACATTCCTGTTGTGAGTGGTAAGCCACAAGTTGACCCAGCATCTGTTGTTTATGATGGTGTTCGTACTGCAATTGATACACAAGCAGATGTTTTGTTTGTTGATACGGCTGGTCGTTTGCAAAACAATGTGAACTTGATGCAAGAATTGGCAAAGATGAAGCGTATTATTTCGCGTGAATTACCCGCTGAACCACAAGAAGTGTTGTTGGTATTGGATTCAACAACCGGGCAAAATGCCTTGCAACAAGCACGTTTGTTTAAGGATTCAACTGACGTCACTGGAATTGTTCTAACAAAGCTTGATGGAACTGCTAAGGGTGGAATCATCTTGCCAATTCGTAATGAATTACATTTGCCAGTTAAGTGGGTTGGTCTGGGTGAACAAGTGGGTGACTTACAACCATTTAAGGCAGATGAGTTCACTAAGGGCTTGTTTAGTGGTTTAATTGAGGAGTAG
- a CDS encoding putative DNA-binding protein, with product MEIEKTTRLNALFDFYQPLLTTRQKDYLQLYYADDFSLGEIAEEFDISRQAVYDNLKRSTQLLEDYEAKLHMFEDYLKREAAATALTSYINDKYADDAQLAGLVAELGLLEEE from the coding sequence ATGGAAATTGAAAAGACAACGCGATTAAATGCGCTATTTGATTTCTATCAACCGCTATTAACAACGCGCCAAAAAGATTATCTGCAATTGTATTATGCAGACGATTTCTCATTGGGTGAAATTGCCGAAGAATTCGATATTTCACGCCAAGCGGTTTATGATAATTTGAAACGCAGTACACAATTACTAGAAGACTATGAAGCTAAGTTACACATGTTTGAGGATTACTTGAAGCGTGAAGCAGCAGCGACAGCATTGACTAGTTACATTAACGATAAGTATGCCGATGATGCGCAATTAGCTGGGCTAGTTGCGGAATTAGGCTTGCTAGAAGAGGAGTAA